The Deinococcus roseus nucleotide sequence CCCTGAAGCCGTAAATCGACTGTTTTTCGTCGCCCACCACGGTGTACAGGATGAGGTCCCCCAGCAGGCTTCCCAGGATGGCCCACTGGGCTGGACTGGTGTCCTGGAACTCGTCGATCAGCATGACCTTCCAGCGGTCCTGGTAGTAGCGCTGCACATGGGGGTGGAGTGTGGCCTGGCGGGCGTGGTACTCGAGGTCTGCAAAGCCCATCACGTTGTCCCGCACCGACAGGGCATAGCGTTTTTTCAGGGTCAGGCGGTAAGCGGTTTTCAGCTGGTACAGGGCCTGGTGGTGCCACTGTTCCTCCGGGCGGAGTCTGGCCCCTTCAAAGGTGTCTTTCAGCCAGGCCACCGTGTCCTGCACCAGCACTTTGCCGCTCCCGGTCCAGTTGGGGGATTTCCCCGAGTTTTTGGAGTAAGGCAGGTTGAAGAACCGTTCACTGAAACCCACCGCGTCCTGCTCCCCCAGCCCTTCCAGCAGCAGGCTGTACATCGGGTATAGGGGATCTGTGAGGTCCTTGCAGCTGGCCGACCTCAGCAATTCCAGTCGGCCCAGTCGGTATTCCAGGTGGGTTTCCCACAGGTCCTGAAGCCGTTTCACATGCAGCTTTTCAATTTCTTCCGGGGTGACGGTCTCCACCTTGCCCAGGGCAAGCTCTGCGGTCAGGGGGTCGCCCAGCAGGAGGCGCAGGGCCTGGGAAAGCAGGGAGTAAGGCAGATCCCGGTGAATGGCCCTGGGCAGCACCGTGAGGATTTCCGGGAACACCTCATCCAGCCAGGCCTGAAACGCACCCTCTTCCAGCACCTGCATGTTGAAACTGGCGTCGCTTTCCAGCGGGTGCTCCCGGGCAATCCGGCCACACAGGCTGTGAATGGTGGAGATCTGCGCTTCCGGAAAATCGTCAAGCACCTCCCCCCAGTACCCTTCGTTCTCGGGGAGTTTTCTTTCCAGGTAGGTTTCCACCCGGCTGCGCAGTTCACTGGCCGCAGCTTCGGTGAAAGTCACCGCGCACAGTTCACGGGGTTTGAGTCCCTGCTCAAGCAGGTGAATGATGCGCTCGGCGAGCACGTGGGTCTTGCCAGAGCCGGCCCCGGCCTGAATCACCACGTTGCCGGGCGCAGTGACAGCCATGCGCTGTCTGGGGGTGAGGTTGGTCATGCCTGACCTGCCCTGACCCGGCACAGGGATCCGTAATCGCAGTACTTGCAGGCCGACTCGCTGGGCGTGGGTTGAAAATTCCCCTGGGAGAGCTGTTCCACCGTGTCCTCCAGAAAATCCATCACTTCTTTTTTGTGGTCTTCCCACACGTAACCTTTGTCGGTGTGGGCGGGTCCCACCGTTCTGAGCAGGTGTTTTTCGCGGTTCAGGATGCTCAGGTAGCGTCCCAATTGGCCACCCACGGCCATCAGGTACAGGGGGAGTTGCAGTTCCAGTTTGCTGCCGTCCGGTCTGCGCAGCTCACTGATGTAATTGCGGCTCTTGTAATCGATCACGGTGGTGCCGTGTTTGGTCTGTTCGATGCGGTCCACGATGCCCCGGTAGGAAAAAGGCCCGTTTTTCAGCTGCAGGGTGTGCTCAATGGGAACTTCGAGTTGCTGGGGGAGGGTGCCTTGCAGCATGAAGTAATGGCTTTTCACGAAGTTCTTCAGGTTCTCCAGCAACTCATGGTGCTGGAAAGGCCAGTGGGGGAGGGGAGGCAACTCGCCATTTTCCAGCAGCACGTTTTCGGCCCGCTCGAAGGCTCCTGGCAGTTCAAGCAGCAGGGTTCTGGGGTTGGGTCGGATGCCCAGGTGGGGCCGCAGCAGTTCTTCCAGCACCTTGTGGTAGAAGGTCCCTTCGGTGGCGCGCTGCAGGGTTTTTTCCACCTCGGGGAAAGGCAGGAGTTTTAAGACCTTCTCGGCCATCCAGTGGAACCGGCAGCTGCCAAATTTGACCAGTTGTGAAGGGCTCCACAAATGGTTCTGGGGCACCTTCACCTGCACCTGTCCGTGGTGACCGGAGACCTGCAGTTTTTGTCGGGAAAGCTCCAGGCTGGCCCGCATTTGCACGTGTTCTCCCACCTCTCCTGTGAGTCCAGCTTCCACTTCGGTGACCGGGAGGGGTGGGGGGAGGGCCGGTGCCGACTGGAACATCCGGCTGAGGGGTGAGCCTTCCAGGGATTTTCCTTTCA carries:
- a CDS encoding PD-(D/E)XK nuclease family protein codes for the protein MHTERAYLHACLNAAGSQLHLSRPLFDLKGKSLEGSPLSRMFQSAPALPPPLPVTEVEAGLTGEVGEHVQMRASLELSRQKLQVSGHHGQVQVKVPQNHLWSPSQLVKFGSCRFHWMAEKVLKLLPFPEVEKTLQRATEGTFYHKVLEELLRPHLGIRPNPRTLLLELPGAFERAENVLLENGELPPLPHWPFQHHELLENLKNFVKSHYFMLQGTLPQQLEVPIEHTLQLKNGPFSYRGIVDRIEQTKHGTTVIDYKSRNYISELRRPDGSKLELQLPLYLMAVGGQLGRYLSILNREKHLLRTVGPAHTDKGYVWEDHKKEVMDFLEDTVEQLSQGNFQPTPSESACKYCDYGSLCRVRAGQA